The sequence TGAGATAGCTGCTGAAAGACACTTCCTTTGGCAAGAGCAGCATGTACTCGGCGGTAGATGGATGGAAGTCAGAAGCGGATGGTAATAAGGAGcgttaaaaataaatctagcctaattaggtttaaaaaaaaaaagatgtgaacCTGACAGCTCAGCAACTGGCAACTGTTTAGTTCGAGCGGTTATCCTGGGGACAAGAAATTCATACTGCAGCACTAGGAAGCAGACAGATGAAGTGACCTGCTGTGCACCCTGTGCTCCCTAACTGGACCGTATCAGTGTCTATTTTCTGAAGCCGTGAGCTCACCAGTTTCAGAAAGGAGGgtctctttaaaatgtcttacCTTGAAACACCCTAAAATACTAGCTAATTCTTAAAAATCTTGGCTACTGTGTTTGTATAGGAGCATTCATGTGCACCTGTGAATTCTGGGCCAATGAAGGATCATGAGCTGACAGGCTTGGGACTGAGGCATATAGATACATTGTGCATACAGTAATGTGGGCTCCCCTCAGTGTTCCTCTCTAACCATTTTCATGGACCATTTGTCAGCAGAGTGAGGAGCTCCATGTCCCTTCTTGTCCTCTCTGCTGAGAATGTAAATGAGGAAGGCAAATAAGAGCAACCTCTTATGAGGGAGGGAACATGTCCTGCTGGGTACTGCACTGCAATTAAGCAACTTGTTTCACTTCCCAGCATGACAGGTGCAGGATGAAACTGGAACAACAGTAttagttaggaaaaaaaaaaggagaaagggagcagaaggataagcagcagggaaacagaaggcaaacacagtaaaatggaaaaagtggaACCAAACCAAAGCCAAGGCCCTTACTGCAAGCAGAGCCAGTCTGACCACTGAAATGCAGAGGTGATGGAAAAGAGCTGCTGGACCCCCAAACCAGGAAGCTTGACTTCCTTGCCTGCCTCTTGACTTTCTTTCAAACCAGTTGTATTAAGAAAACAGCTTCCTCTGTTCTTACTGGAGAACATGGGGAACTTATCCACGTACCCCCTGgactttattaaaatttaagcggctgttcttccttctccaggTTTCTGTGTAGTATATTTTACCAAGTGAATCCAGTTTTCCAGGGTTACAAAATCCCCACGTAgcagctccccctgccctgcaggacAGTCCCTTTGCCTTGCTGAGGAAAGCTGCCTCAAGAATCCCAGTCAGCCTTATCCATCCAGTTTCTGTATGGGGTCTATGTGAATTATTAGAAGTCTTCTCTGATACCTGGAcagcaaataatttaatctCAAGCTAATGCCCTTTCTGTTATTGTTAAATAACATATCTTACTCTCCTGGAAAAGGTAGGGCTGGAAGAATGGGCTGCACGCTACTATATAATGGTAGTGACAAGAGAAATCTTCTAATGCATGAAAGAAGTTATATACATTAATCTCGGGGGAGGAGGATTTGTCTGTCTATTCTGGCTGCACACCCTGGCCTGGGAGAGCAATAGGCAAAGCAGGGCCTGTCTCCCCTCTGCCGTAGTGCAATTATTTTGGGAACTGTGTTGAAGGGACTGGACATGCCCTTGACAATGGGAGACACTCCTGGCTTTGGGGCAGATGTTTACTTGCTTTCTAGTTCTTCTTGCCCTGGAGTCCTTCCTGAGAATCCACGGGAGACCAAGAACAGGAGCTTGAGATGTGCTGCTCTCATCTGTGCTACTCCTCCTCTGACAGCTGACATGGTAAGCTATGCTACCATCTGCAGCACAGCGCAGAGAGGAATAAACAGCTTTTGTGGCATGGGAAGCAAGTTTTGCATAAACATGACAATGGTCTCTGTGCTCCAGTGCCTgagctgctgtttttccttgaaCTCAATAGGTATCTTCAGATAATTGCCGAGCGAGGATTTATTTCACCTAATGCACAGGGAGTATTAGAAGGGCTGCATTCATTTAACTGCCTAAGATAGACACGGAGACCAGAAAATCCCAAATTTGGATTTGTCACAGAACAAAATTCTGAAATCAATGTCACTTAATGTAACAGGGTTTAATTCACAGGATTTTACTGGAGTTCCGCCCATGCTACACGAAAAGCTTCTGTTGGTGGAATAGAGAGTATTTCTGGCTGTGATTTTGATGACTGCTGACCCGTTTGCCCAGTACCATCAGTTTGGAATTAGTCTGTATGGGGAAAACCGTGCATCAGCCAAGTTTAGTTCTCACAAGCTGGGAATCACACAAAAACAGAATGAGAAGGGGCCCCAAAGCTCACGTAGTGCATCCCACCCCAGTGTTTTCCTGGCccctatttatttaaaacagtctttaaaaatctctcaTAAGAGAGGTTTTTGACAGCGTCCTCAGACCATCTCTCCTTGCTTGTAACCATCACTGTGGCTAGAAggtttttcctaatatctaaccTAATGCTCTCAAGCTGCCATTAAGCCTATTATTCTTGTCCTACTTATACGGATAATTCCCTTCTTTGCAAAATATGCTTCTTACAAGAAACCAAATTTCTGTGTCCCCTTTGGTCTTCTGTTGTTCACACTGAACACTACATGATCTCTAACATGACCTGTGAGGACAGGCTTTTCCAAACTTCTAATAATTCTTGATTCTCTCTGCTTGGCTTCCCTCCAGCTACTTCACATTTCCCTTGAAGAGGGAGAACTTTGCTCCACATTTGACACACTGCGCTAGCTGAAGCTTTACTAGTTCTGAGTGGAGCTGAAGGATTGCTTCATGCATTTTATAAGTTATAGTTCTGTGTAAACATCCCTGTATTGACATTTAACATTTTCACGACAGCCAGGTCCTGTTGACTCATGCTCAGGCTGTGGTTcactccctgcagagctgctgtgagaCCTTGGATCCCCAcccttcccccagcaccctgcaggtCAAGCCTTCGTTCGTAAGTCAGTGTTGAAGGCCGACACAttgctcctcctcctttttcactTTTAGAAATATTGGCACGCTGCAGCcagttcttgtttttctttcctggagtTCTTAGTCCATagcctttcctccctctgccGAAGGCACACGGGTTGTCCATCTTCACTAACGTGCTGCTTCTCCCCTCACCAACAAGagttttctctaatttttttttttattcacatcCCGTTAGCTCAAGCGAAAACGGCTTATGATCTGCATAAGTTGCACTCATCCTCCCATCTGGTTTCATTTGCACGGCAAACATACTGTCATGATCTTACCAGCTCTCCAGTCTCTTGGGGCCCTAAGAGTACCAGACCTCCTGAAGGTTTGGCTGCCGGGGCTCAGGGAGTGCTCGAGGTTGACCTGAGGTCTTAGGCCAGGGAGCTGCGGGATTGTCCGGGCTGGccggggagctgggcaggctggggggcacctGGAGTCAGCCCTCAGCCCAGGGCATCAGCTTGTGGGTCAGGGCATGGGCACAGATCTGGGGGCAGGCAGACATTTCATGAGAATTCAAGCtccatgtggaaaaaaaataagcagcagaaacagtCCTCTTTCCCTCCAGATATTCAAGCATGCAAAAACTCCAAACTCAACCACACAAGCAATCCCCCCAAAACAACCTTTCAGGAAGTCTTATACATCATAAGcaaaaaatggtaaaaaccTCTCGTTTACCTTTGCAAGTTATATTTAGTATGGTGCTATCAAAGGACTATCAAGCAATATTAATACATCAATGTTTTCTAATGTGTTTGCAGTtctgcactttttaaaataaaatggtctAATAAGCcataaatttacatttcttaagTTACCCTGTCTGGCTCCCTTAACAAAATGACTGCAATACAATACAGTACTGTAAATCTGGAAAACCGTAGAGCTCCAAATATTAATCAGAAGCTTTCctaacagaaattaataaatggAAGTCCAGAAATTTAATAAGGAATGAAATTTCACAAGCTGTTAAAAGACCAGCAAAGACAGATTTCATAGTATTTTATAGGGCATCTAAAGTAAGTTCAATACTTTTCAATGACATTACGAAACAAAAATCACTTAACTGACTGTAGGCTtgagctgtgcttcagttcGAGGTTGGTATTTCAGCACTCTTGTCTTGTTTGCTGGGGTGGCAATCCTGAACTTCAGTTGGTAGTGCAAACACCTCTGGAAAGCATGGGACCTAAAAAGGAAGGGGtagcaaagaaaatactaataCCCAATAGATACGGCTCTGGGATAAACCTGAAGGTACGGTTGCAATTGAGacaatttcagcagaaaaactgTAAATCTTATGTAAGCAAGAATAGAGGATAATGTGGAGTATGTCTTATGTTTCAATACCGATCACTACATTCTCATCAATGATACCATAGAATAATTGAGATTATTGTAATAATTGCCTCTCCATTACACAGGTTTTTATCTCCATTTGCTTCTTGCTGTCATATACAGTTGCTGACAGGATGCTAATAAACACTTTCTTGAATGGCTGCAGCATATCTATCATTCTACTAGCCTGACTCATAAGTGGGGCCACTAGATGCTACcacaatacaaataaataattaaacaatcatgaaaaaataacagagcAACTTGTAGCAATCCTCTATTCAGAGCAAGAGAGATATTATTGGTTTACTTTGTACATAAAATCAGAAGTCagtctcatttttcctttggtttggATTAGCCCACATGATGGCAATCTCTATCATTAACATACGGTGAGTTCTTCTTAAACACTGCCAGTTTAACGTGTTTCGTTTGCGCAATACCAAAAATAAGAGGAGAAAATCTGCTTGGCTTTCATTAAGTATATGAAACAGCCAGGAATTTTCCTGACAAATATGGAATAGCCTGTAACACCACAAAGGTGAACCGTTCATACAGGCTTTAGCACAATGCTCTGGCGTAGAGGAGAGAAAAGCCCACAGCAGCATCTGTAGAAGCCGTGCCACTGCTGCACCCGTTTCACGTGCTGTGCTTATCCAAAACCCCTCTGTCCCTTCGTAGCTGGATAATGACTATAAAGCTGAAAATGCTACAGACCAGGTGTTCTGCTGCCATCTCAACCTTCAGGCGGGAGCACGTGAAACaagtgaggaagggaaaaaaaggccaaCTACACACAGTCGGATAAGTCAAAAGAACTGAAACtgaactttattatttttttaaaaagtattctaCAATAATGGCTCAGAATACTACCACAACGTACAGGGACAAGGTAGTTCTCTGGGCTATGACTGTAGAttagtatatatatatttgtaagaGCTAAAGAAAGGTTGAAGCAGGGCAGTTCAACATTTCTTAAGCAcgtatttcataattttaacattttctagATCTCTCATATTATAGCAGGATTTATCAAATGCAATGTAGTCACAGAAGTCTTGCATAAATACAAATATCGATACTTTACCTTGAGTATTGTATATGATATAAATTCTGccttacctttaaaaaaatctccagatCATTATGTGACCTGGgagtctttccttttctttctctttaagagtttttaaatatatatatatttatatatatttgctaTCATACATCAAAGTATATATGAATCCCATCATTTCTGTTATATTTTCTGCAGACATGGTCTGAAACAAAATCACCAACAACTAAATCAAAAGCTTCCTGGTTAACATAGGAAAGCCAAAGAGgatctttcctctttttttgcatttcagtactagcatttttttaaacttgtaagGATTCTTCATAAACTAGAGGTCCATAGATCTAGTCTTTATAAGCAAATTTACATACTTTGACATGCTTTTGTGAGGCAGTTAGTATCAAAATCCAGTAGTATTTCTTACAGAACCATATGACTTTCTGCGATGCAGATatacatttcatttctaaaaagcCACAGTTCTTTTTCTACATCTGCTCTCATCAAATCCCCAGGATTCATTCataaaactgctgctgttccaAATGCTGATGCTGTTATCCCCGCTGTGGGTTAAGATGCACACCCAATCTGGTGACATCATTGCGTGGAAGATTGATAAGTAGGAAAATACCCTCCCCAAATCCACAGATAGTCTTTTCTATCTCTAAATCCTCATGATTCATGTCACCCAACAGTGCAATGTGACGAAGACACGTCTCTGTGCAGGCTAAGGGTCTTCTTCCATCAAAGGAAtctctaggggaaaaaaagaaatagcattgATTGCTGATTGTTACTTCCCTTTATACTTTTGCAGAGTATTAGTATTAGCAATTCagcaaaaatagaaatggaCATtgcaaaaatctgaagaagaCATACAGTGTCTCCAATTCTAGACCTACTTACACTCTAACACCTATGTGAAAATTAACCTACTAAAACTACCCAGATTTTCTAAACCAATTTAGGTCCACAAAAACCTAAAGGCAAACATCCTTTCTACTACGTTAATTAGTGAATCAGCATTCAGAGTAGGCAGAGACGTTTGCTGGCATTATCATaatttctcccttctccttccagctgTCCTCTTCCCCTTGTGATGCCATTACAAGTTAGCCCCAACTCTATGAAGCAGGCAGACTTCTTCCACCCAGACCTTTACCCACACTAAATTTAGGACACTGGGCTTCAGCTCTGCTACCGATAAATCACCCAGAGATCGCTTTGCCTGCTGACTCTCAGTGACTGTGGAGAGTAGGATCACAGCCACTCCTTTTAAATGTCTCCAAGGAAAGCTATCTAGTTTCCTTAACACACTGAACAGCACACCATACAGCTCCATCAGAACTCAATGAAATGATATCAATGCATGCTCAAGTTCGATTTAAATGCAGACGATAATATATGGCCATCTCCCTTCTCATACATGGTCCTGTGGGTACGTTCCCCTTATGCTGTGACTCCCATGTCCGTGGCTTAATGTGTACATGCTTTAGACTGGACAGTTTGCTTTACACACAGACATGATGAGCTTGTTAATAAAGGCTGCTAATTTTGGCTTAGTATGAAAACAtgatttgctttccattttaaggagaaaatccTGTTCTTTGCTGTGAAAGCCATGGCATGTGAGGGAGTTGTGAGTGTAGGAGCTGATGAGCAGATGAACAGACCAACACAGGCAAGATGATGGTTGGCTTTGCTGCTGTACACGGGTGCCTGCTGACATCCCTGTTGATGAGGCTGCTGTTACGGGGTCTGGACAAGAACCTTCTGGCCTGGGATTCAAACCCCTTGCACCACAGCTAGCAATGACGTATCACAGACAGGAAGCTCTATGACCATGGATTAGTGTGGTTTAAAAACTGTCCAAATTAAGATGTGGACAAAACCATGGAGAAAGTAGGAGCAGATCAACTGGGTTTATTCCTGCTCTGACAGTACCAACAAATGATGGCTCCTGTTTACGGACTCACCTATTGCACCTATGCAAGACTCACCATCTGCAATATCGATCCGCGGACTCGTGGACGCAGCCTCCCCGGCAGTGCTACGGGACACGTCAGTTCGATCTGAACCAGGAAGCGCTGCCGCTTGGCACACTGGGGACGGGTACAAACTTTGGAGCAGTTCAGAGGAGCCCGACCTACTGTCACAGGTCTCAAATTCGCTAGGCAGCGTGTCTGCAATCCTGGGGCCGGGGTAAGCAGGAGGATTCTGATCTTCTGTCTGCAAACTATGCTCCTGGTCTGTGGGAGCTGAGTATCCAGGTGCCAGAGCATTCAAGCCGCTGCTTACAGCTTCATCGTAGGAAGGCAGCATGACAGGAACGCCATCCACCACCACAAAGTCGGGGTCACCCATGGAGCCCTCCTGGTTGCCTCTACGTCAAACACAGACGAGTTATCACAGAGAGCAGGCGCATGTCAGAAGCACCTCGGAGCAACTGCTGAACTTAAGTAAACACAGCACTTTCTAGTCATGCAAAATGAAGCTATAGGGTCATTAAcattcacagaaatgttttcttcacgGGTTTGCAAAACTGTTCGGGTTGACAGTCAGGTGGGATCTGTTACAAtcacaaaaatgaaaccagtaatgtgaagaacaatttcaagaagggaggaaaacaggTGCTTGGAAGAGATAAGGAGCACcatttgctgtgctgtgcacagTAGGTATCATGGATATGAGATCACAGATGTATTTCACCAGTCAAAAGTGTCTGAACCCCTGGAATAATGTGTGCTAGAGCACAAAAGTGTTTACAGCCCATGTAAACAGGCACCGAGATGTCTACTACTGGATGACAGAGCTTTGGTGGCCAGATATGTGGCCTCCTTCAGGTCTTACTTTCAAAGGATGAAGgcttttttaagcaaaacactTCTACTAATTGGGAAGGTCTGTGAAACCCTAAAGTATTTGTTTAGTAGCCACTTAAATCACAGTAGAGTCCTAGCAGGAGGGAATTGCAGGTACCTTTAGGACATGAAAACGTCTGAAAAGGAGAGGACAGAAAGGCATTTCAATAAGCTAGACAAGTATGGGCTATAAAGCTATCTGTAGTGCAACCCATTACCCTAAGGATCTTCCTAGTTATGTAAGTATATGTATACGACTGCGCATATActgtatatatgcacatatatatgcatatacatttaCACATTACTTATATAATCTGTATACTTTTATGTACACATTTCTTTAACGTTAAGATCACCAAGTCCTTTCTGCTGTGTATATTTACTGACAGACagctttttcatctctgttttctgcACGTAGTAGAATAAAGACACGAGAAAAAGCAAGCGCAGGAGAGAAGGAGTCACACAGTGAAAGTCCATAGCAAACTGAGCAGACTGAAAACTAGAAACAAGTCTAAACCCAGATACAGTACTAGCTTTGCCTAAAACTCCGCATGcctgcctttgtttttccagttgtaGAGATAATAATACCCACCTACCTGTCTCATGAGGAGTGCTGTGAGAATCAATGACAAATGCTCATAGCTGCACGgtattttatggaaataaagGAAGATGTAGGAGATGTTTATGAATCGTGATGAAAATAATACTCATGAAGGGAAAGCAaacttttaatataaatttgtccatagagaaaaagaaaatctttcttcaaACTTACATTACTAAGTCTACAGtagttaaaaaattaattccccCAGCACCtgaaaatgagtatttaaaaatactgtcagCTATTTTTACATGCAGAAGCAGCAATTCTCAGTAGTAGAGCTGTAATTACTCCCAAAGTGAATCTGGAAAACTTTGCCTTTTATCTTAGTTGCAGAAAGGACTACTGCGGGTTTTTGGGGGTACCCTTCCACACCGGTGGTTCAGAGACttctgctctgagcagaagAAGAAGGTATCTGCAAGGCTTGCGAGCCGCACTGCCTCCTCAGCAAGGAGTGCTGAATGTGAAAACTGAATCGAGGCCTTCaatcttcaaaaaaaagaaaacagtacaaACCTTGGAAGGAAGTGTGTCTTAAATTTGGTCTGGAACATCCTGGCTAAAATAACCAGTAGCAGTACTAATAAAACGCTGGTAGCAGTAAATGCCACTATTTTCCATGTCGTCAGGAGGGTCTCCTGTGTATTTGGCCAGGTTTGTTCTGTAACAAAAAGGCAATACCAGAGTTGTGTTTGATTATTACCACtgttattttgtattaataCTTCAACAATACTCAGAAGTGCCAGTTCGGACAAGACATCTTTTATACGTATGTTGTAAAAACACACATTAACTCAATGCCATATACCAAAAGCAGCCTTAACATTAAGCTGCCACAGGGGCTGGGCCTTGCTTTTCCCCCTTGACTTTTTATATACATGCAGTAATGAACTTAgcttatatacatataaaaatatccagaagatgttaaaaaagacatttgaagAGCTAGCGATTGAAATGGTTTAGGATCATTCAGGATCTTGGAAATGTACTATATTTAATAGCATCTTAAAATCAATGTTCATCGCTTAACCATGAAATAGATTTTCACCTGGCATTACAGACCAACATATTTGCTCTAAAAAAGAGGGACTATAAGAGGATAGGAGTAATGCCATTGCTGCTCCCTTACCTGTTTTGACACAGTATACTTGGTAGGAGGGGAACCACTCTCCGTACTGGCAGGTGATGTACTTGTAGTCGTTGGTGAGGGTGTAACCAGGATCACAGTAAAACTCCACCACCGTCCCATGGTTGTAACGCTCGCAAGGCCGTGGGTGGCAGATGTAGTCTCCGTGACTCACCATTGGAGGTAGTGGACAAACTTGGGCaaataaacaaagagaaaaggagaaagacgTTAATGCCAGCGACCCACTGCTGGGTAGCTTCAGTGTGTCAAAATGCACAGGGCACACTTCAGGCTCCCTTTCAGGCTCCCTGCAGTTTTGGGTTCATCTCAGCGGTACCAGCCCGCTGCTGCTGGGAGATCGCGCACCCATCCGCACCAACGGATGGATGCACACACCTCCCACGTGGTACCGTGTGCTGCAGTGGGTCACTTTGGGCTCTCACCGACACCAGCAAGCTCTGCTGTCACCTGCTTTTTTAAAGGCCTAAGAGATGGGATCTGTGAAGCTTCCCACCctctgggggaagaggaggggagaggaagacaGAAGGGGACACATATACCTATATGATGGCTCtatggggaggaaagggggcaGTCAAATTAACAAGAATCCCTCTCCTTATGAAGCATCTCAAATTCAGCTGTAACAtcctattttttgtttcattaacaTAATTACGTGGCTATATGCACTAATTCATTTCCCAaatattcactttaaaaaataagtttgccGTTAACTGTGCTGCAAGAGATGCACAATGCACAATGTTGCTTCAGCACTTACAGTCTGCACTTACACTGTAGTATTATTAAGTTGAGCTTAAACTCTACCAGtgttatttgtgttttattatcTCTGAACAGCCTGACTGATCTCAGTGGGATTGCTGGTGGAGTGAGGTCTTAAATATAACAGAGGCTGAGCCCGTGTTAATTAAGTACAGTGGTTTACATAAGGTTAGGTAAAGAAGAGAGAATTGCAATATAAACATGTGGAACTTTCATTGTAGGccctgaaacaaaaagaaatgtcctCTCACATGGCTGGGCAGATGAACTCAATGGAGAACTGAGAGAGCACTCTCTAGGAAACAGCAGCGGGGAAAGCAGCTCGCAAGCAGTATTTTTGTAAGAGAGGAAACTTTTCCACTGAGTAAGTGTTAGTTGATTACTATTTTCTTAAGTGCTTctaacacagaggaaaaaaaaccctacaaagTGTAGTGATGTCTCAAATGGCTACATACTGACCCCAAAAGGGCTTAAATTACTGGGTggcttgttttatttcccttcagAGGCAGTAACTAACTGGCTCAGTGCCCCATCTACAGGCTGTTGCCTTCACTTCATGCCTCCCTCATGCAGGCAAGACCTACTGCATTggtttaaataatgaaaatgccaTCTCTCGGAAGAAGAATCTTCCCAGAAATTACAattcagctgcttctctctgtgcATCTTGTTACATGAATAATGCatttcataaaaaaatacacaagatTTTAAATGAATCTTCAAGAGAGACTGATTACAATGTGCAGCAATGTCTATGCCCCATCCCCTGGAGACacagttttgtttgcattttcactGGCAAGGCTTAATAATAACTTGAAATCAGAGCAAGTAATTCACATAAAAATTCACATCCTCAATACTCTGCATACTTTCCAAAGTCTCTGGGCCCACAAGAAAGAGGAATGCTTTACTGGGAAGTAAACTcaagattaaaaacaattttcttaaGACTAAGGCAAAGGTGTCAGACTGAAATAGTAGGAAAGCGCCTTTTGTCTATATCAGGGATCattcttctattaaaaagaaaatgatcagTGAAAGCAACGATTCTGGCCTGCCAGAAGGAAACCtggtatatttttattatctacGCTGAGAGCATGAGAACAAAGGAAGACGGCAATTTAAGCTTCTTTGCAGCTGA comes from Ciconia boyciana chromosome 3, ASM3463844v1, whole genome shotgun sequence and encodes:
- the SUSD4 gene encoding sushi domain-containing protein 4 — encoded protein: MLQAKDGTAAWQTASPSRYRQQEVPEGCLRPLLLPHSYINISEFESSFPVGTVVYYQCFPGYKLEGAEVLECMYNLIWSDSPPRCLDVEVCPLPPMVSHGDYICHPRPCERYNHGTVVEFYCDPGYTLTNDYKYITCQYGEWFPSYQVYCVKTEQTWPNTQETLLTTWKIVAFTATSVLLVLLLVILARMFQTKFKTHFLPRGNQEGSMGDPDFVVVDGVPVMLPSYDEAVSSGLNALAPGYSAPTDQEHSLQTEDQNPPAYPGPRIADTLPSEFETCDSRSGSSELLQSLYPSPVCQAAALPGSDRTDVSRSTAGEAASTSPRIDIADEIPLMEEDP